A single Eulemur rufifrons isolate Redbay chromosome 9, OSU_ERuf_1, whole genome shotgun sequence DNA region contains:
- the PIMREG gene encoding protein PIMREG, producing the protein MASRWQGVSASVRRRSLRNREQLEDSKVLQPVVGHHETSTLGSLCRQFQRRLPLRAVNLNLRAGPSWKRLETPEQGQQGLQAAARSAKSALGAVSQRIQESCQSGTKWLVETQVKARRRKRGARKDSSPPAHSLSQKSARLCGAAPAHSAAEPWEAERHHLSVQMGLRTPRPRRPRREAACRSPYSSAEPLCSPSESDSDLEPVSAGIQHLQRLSQELDEAIMAEERRQALSDHRALTSWMSVLPRDHPGGSPQESSVPLGHC; encoded by the exons ATGGCTTCTCGGTGGCAGGGCGTGAGCGCCTCTGTGCGCCGGAGATCTCTCCGGAACCGGGAGCAGCTGGAGGACAGCAAGGTGCTGCAGCCTGTGGTCGGTCATCACGAGACCTCTACCCTGGGCTCCCTGTGCAGACAGTTCCAACGGAGGCTGCCTCTGAGAGCCGTCAACCTCAACCTCAGGGCAGGCCCCTCCTGGAAGCGCCTGGAAaccccagagcaggggcagcagggccTCCAGGCTGCAGCTCGATCAGCCAAGAGCGCCCTAGGTGCGGTGTCCCAG AGAATCCAGGAGTCCTGCCAGAGTGGCACCAAGTGGCTGGTGGAAACCCAGGTGAaagccaggaggaggaagagaggggcaCGGAAGGACAGCAGCCCCCCAGCTCACAGCCTGAGCCAGAAGAGCGCCCGGCTGTGTGGAGCTGCCCCTGCCCACTCAGCCGCGGAGCCCTGGGAGGCGGAGCGTCACCACCTCTCTGTCCAGATGGGCCTGCGTACCCCCCGACCGCGGCGGCCAAGGAGGGAGGCTGCCTGCCGGAGTCCCTACTCCTCAGCAGAGCCCCTCTGTTCTCCCAG CGAGTCTGACAGTGACCTAGAGCCTGTGAGCGCAGGAATTCAGCATCTCCAGAGGCTGTCCCAAGAGCTAGACGAAGCCATCATGGCTGAAGAGAG GAGGCAAGCCCTGTCTGACCACCGAGCCCTCACATCCTGGATGTCTGTGCTGCCCCGTGACCACCCTGGAGGAAGCCCCCAGGAGTCATCAGTACCCCTGGGCCACTGCTAA